Sequence from the Chloroflexota bacterium genome:
CCGCCATATACTCAAGAGACCCGCCGAACGACCCTAGGAGCGCCATGAAAGTCTTCTCCTTCCTCCTCTCCGAAAAGCTCGAGGATGCCCCCGGCCGAGCCAAGAAGCTCGAAGAGCTGGGCTTCGACGGCACCTCCGTCGGCGAGACGCGTCACGACCCCTTCTTCCCCATGCTCATGGCCGCCGAGCACACCAAGCGCCTCCACGTCGCCACCTGCATCGCCATCGCCTTCGCCCAGAGCCCCATGCTCATGGCCTACAAGTCCTGGGACCTCCAGCGCTACTCCGGCGGCCGCTTCGAGCTTGGCCTGGGCACCCAGGTGAAAGGGCACATCGAGCGGCGCTACAGCATGCCGTGGACGCCTCCCATCCCGCGCATGCGCGAATACGTCCAGTCCCTGCGGGCCATCTGGAACAGCTGGCAGAACGGCGTCAAGCTCGATTACAAAGGCAAGGACTACTCCTTCAGCCTCATGACGCCCATGTTCAACCCCGGCCCAATCCAGCACCCGCATATCCCCGTCTATCTGGCCGCCGTCACGCCCGCCATGGCCAAGCTCACCGGCGAGGTGGGGGACGGCATCTTCCTCCACCCACTCAGCACGCCCAAGTACATCCGCGAGGTGCTGCTCCCCGCCATCCGCGAAGGCGCCAAGAAGGCCAACCGCTCCCTGGACACGTTCGATGTCAGCAGCCAGAACTTCATCATCACCGGGCGCACGGAGGCCGACCTCCAGCCCGAGATAGACCGCATCCGCCGCCAGATCGCCTTCTACGCCTCCACGCGCACCTACAAAGTGGTGATGGACACCCACGGCTGGGGCGATGTGACGGACAAGCTCTTCCAGCTTTCCCTCAAGGGCCAGGTGGGCGGCGGCAGCGAGGACGTCTGGAAAGAGATGGCCGGCTCCATCACGGACGAGATCTTCAACGAGTTCGTCATCGTCGCCACCTACGATACGGTGGCCAAGCGCATCAAGGAGCGCTTCGGCGGCCTGGTGACGCGCATCGCCATGTCCATCCCCGCCAAGTCCCCCGCCGATGAAGAGGCCGCCAAGGATGTTCTCCGCCAGCTGCACGCCGCCTAGCGGCCCGGCGTACAGGGGACGGCCGGCAGGTCGTTCCTGAGCTTGCCGCTATAATGCCGGGCGAGGTGCCCCATGCCCAAACCGATGCGCTTCAGCTTCGCGCCCTTCCCCTATGACCGCTGGGGCGGCGTCGAACCCCTCGCCCGCGCCGCCAAGCGCGCCGACGAGCTCGGCTACTTCGGCATCATCATGCCGGAGCACATCATCATGCCGGTGCGGCCGGATGTGCCTCCCGTCAGCACTGTCTGGTATGACAACTTCGTCCTGGGCGCGCACCTGGCCACCCTCACCAAGCGCCTCCGTCTCGTCATGCTCGTCATGGTCGTCCCCTACCGCCCGCCGGTGCAGATGGCCAAGCTCGTCTCCACTCTGGACGTCGTCTCCAACGGGCGGCTCATCCTGGGCGTGGGCGCAGGCTGGATGCGCGGCGAGTTCCGCACCCTGGGCATAGACCACGCCAAGCGCGGCGACCTGACGGACGAATACCTGCGCGCCATGATCGCCCTCTGGACCCAGGAGCGCCCCCAGTTCGAAGGGCCCACCGTCAAGTTCAGCAACATCGCCTTCGAGCCCAAGTGCGTCCAGAAGCCCCACGTGCCCATCTGGGTCGGCGGCAGCGGCCCGCGCCCCATCCGCAGGCTCGTGGAGCTGGGCGATGGCTGGGCCCCCATGGTAGGCGGCATCGAGACCTTGCCCAAGGAGTTGGCCTCTGTGAAGGCCGCCATCCGCGCCGCTGGCCGCGACCCTGAGGCGATGGACTTCACCCACAACTTCACCGCGGGCGAGCTGGACCCGGCCGCCGTCAAGGCGCGCGCCCATGCCAGCAGCGGCGTCTATAGGCCCATGAAGCCCCTGGAGACCCCGGAGGAGATCACCGCGGAGTTGCGGCGCTTCCATGAGGCCGGCTTCAACCACATCTCCCTGACCCTCAACTGGAAGACGCCGAACGACATGATCCAAAAGATGGAGTGGTTCGCCGATAAG
This genomic interval carries:
- a CDS encoding TIGR03617 family F420-dependent LLM class oxidoreductase, which translates into the protein MHSSILTWNPPSAIYSRDPPNDPRSAMKVFSFLLSEKLEDAPGRAKKLEELGFDGTSVGETRHDPFFPMLMAAEHTKRLHVATCIAIAFAQSPMLMAYKSWDLQRYSGGRFELGLGTQVKGHIERRYSMPWTPPIPRMREYVQSLRAIWNSWQNGVKLDYKGKDYSFSLMTPMFNPGPIQHPHIPVYLAAVTPAMAKLTGEVGDGIFLHPLSTPKYIREVLLPAIREGAKKANRSLDTFDVSSQNFIITGRTEADLQPEIDRIRRQIAFYASTRTYKVVMDTHGWGDVTDKLFQLSLKGQVGGGSEDVWKEMAGSITDEIFNEFVIVATYDTVAKRIKERFGGLVTRIAMSIPAKSPADEEAAKDVLRQLHAA
- a CDS encoding TIGR03619 family F420-dependent LLM class oxidoreductase; its protein translation is MPKPMRFSFAPFPYDRWGGVEPLARAAKRADELGYFGIIMPEHIIMPVRPDVPPVSTVWYDNFVLGAHLATLTKRLRLVMLVMVVPYRPPVQMAKLVSTLDVVSNGRLILGVGAGWMRGEFRTLGIDHAKRGDLTDEYLRAMIALWTQERPQFEGPTVKFSNIAFEPKCVQKPHVPIWVGGSGPRPIRRLVELGDGWAPMVGGIETLPKELASVKAAIRAAGRDPEAMDFTHNFTAGELDPAAVKARAHASSGVYRPMKPLETPEEITAELRRFHEAGFNHISLTLNWKTPNDMIQKMEWFADKVMPAFR